In Runella rosea, a genomic segment contains:
- a CDS encoding ATP-grasp domain-containing protein — translation MKLLYLYSDSDFTPWRENINAATIASLIQATPDNVQTFVTHFVGFTAEFADFLRQFDLIFNVCYGYGVADQVEVVRWLDWHGIKHTASSYSTQLLAMDKALLPDMCMQVGVNTPRILLPNELFEFSSTTTFIAKHRYGSLHRNMLFFKKDNIPSQQLNSLESYIIQPYIEGREFTVAVIPDKNGLNPECLPPLEIIPNDGRAIYVAGQNYGPTYKDFQPQLDEHLYDMMTEGVLELHKLLEIKGMSRTDIRIANDEVYILDINTMPNLDPQRSYLPALANHHRIQLRELIERTIKSALIWYERQLVQQPD, via the coding sequence ATGAAACTACTTTATCTGTATTCGGACTCAGATTTTACCCCTTGGCGCGAAAATATCAATGCTGCCACCATTGCTTCCCTCATTCAAGCAACCCCTGATAATGTCCAAACTTTTGTAACACATTTTGTGGGCTTCACCGCCGAGTTTGCCGATTTTTTACGTCAGTTTGACCTTATTTTCAACGTATGTTATGGGTATGGTGTAGCTGATCAAGTAGAGGTGGTTCGTTGGCTTGACTGGCATGGGATTAAACACACCGCAAGCTCTTATTCGACCCAACTTTTGGCCATGGATAAGGCCCTTTTACCAGACATGTGTATGCAAGTAGGAGTAAATACCCCTCGTATTTTATTGCCTAACGAATTGTTTGAATTTTCTTCTACTACAACCTTTATTGCCAAGCATCGCTACGGTAGCCTACACCGTAACATGCTATTTTTTAAAAAAGATAACATTCCTAGTCAGCAATTAAACAGCTTAGAATCCTACATTATTCAGCCTTATATTGAAGGCCGTGAGTTTACAGTTGCGGTAATTCCTGATAAAAATGGACTAAACCCTGAATGCCTTCCGCCATTAGAAATTATCCCTAACGATGGTAGAGCTATCTATGTAGCAGGTCAAAACTACGGACCTACCTACAAAGATTTTCAGCCCCAATTGGATGAACATCTTTATGACATGATGACAGAAGGAGTGTTAGAACTACATAAACTTTTGGAAATCAAAGGAATGTCACGTACAGATATTCGAATAGCTAATGACGAGGTCTATATACTTGACATTAATACAATGCCAAACTTAGACCCTCAACGTAGCTACTTGCCTGCCCTCGCCAATCATCATAGAATACAACTAAGGGAGTTGATTGAACGAACCATAAAAAGCGCATTGATTTGGTACGAGCGGCAGTTGGTGCAACAGCCCGACTGA
- a CDS encoding RagB/SusD family nutrient uptake outer membrane protein, translated as MKTIRNSILCLCLTLGAMSCNDNFLVETDPNSVATSNYFKNENDVLLAVNGAYQALRNNNGLAEGSMLYSEERSDNTGRNDNQSNAGEPFQFNDFSLLPSNTYLKTHWLALYQIITRTNLVLDGIEKVTFSNATTKAQYQAEAKFIRALVYFHLVRKWGDVPLVIKPLSSSDEVKANTAREKKDKVYAQIVADLTDVVNSSLPDHQPVANKGRVSKVAGMALLGQVYLTMATTLDAANRTTNLNQAKTYLTGAYEKRTFGLLKEIAYTDVFDVAKKSTNPEIIFQIVYKQGDINYASNIAVSTQAQGENINSLRTTTGTGGNVTPDLVKEYEEGDLRKDFSIKYANAANVKDYFITKYRDVSAAAGANGYGGNDWILMRYADVILMLAEVNLYLGNDAAAIGFLNQVRERAKMPLYEVAKEAPAYKAKFPTLKMAILHERRIELAFENHRWFDLLRFFTPAELVTYMGTKLQADFGAAKISNFGLKDYYYPIPFDEFKLDPVKMYQNEGY; from the coding sequence ATGAAAACTATACGTAACAGCATTCTTTGTCTTTGCCTAACGCTCGGAGCGATGTCATGCAATGACAATTTTTTGGTAGAAACTGACCCCAATTCGGTGGCTACCTCCAATTATTTTAAAAATGAAAATGACGTTTTATTAGCGGTTAACGGCGCGTATCAAGCCCTGCGCAACAACAACGGCCTTGCCGAAGGAAGTATGTTGTATTCAGAAGAACGCTCCGACAATACGGGCAGAAACGACAATCAATCCAACGCAGGTGAGCCGTTTCAGTTCAACGATTTCTCGTTGCTGCCGAGCAATACCTACCTAAAAACCCACTGGTTGGCGTTGTACCAAATCATCACGCGGACCAACTTAGTGTTGGATGGGATTGAGAAAGTAACGTTTTCAAACGCCACCACTAAAGCACAATACCAGGCAGAAGCCAAGTTTATTCGGGCATTGGTGTACTTCCATTTGGTACGTAAATGGGGCGATGTGCCGTTGGTGATCAAGCCTTTAAGCTCAAGTGATGAGGTAAAAGCCAACACCGCCCGGGAGAAAAAAGACAAAGTATATGCACAGATTGTAGCTGACCTGACCGACGTGGTCAATAGTTCATTGCCTGACCACCAGCCTGTTGCTAATAAAGGACGCGTGTCTAAAGTTGCAGGGATGGCACTTTTGGGGCAGGTATACTTGACGATGGCCACCACTTTGGATGCCGCCAACCGTACAACTAACCTCAATCAGGCAAAGACTTACCTGACTGGTGCGTATGAGAAACGTACTTTCGGCCTGTTGAAAGAAATTGCCTATACCGATGTGTTTGATGTTGCCAAAAAATCAACGAATCCTGAAATTATCTTTCAAATCGTGTATAAGCAGGGAGACATTAATTATGCCTCAAACATCGCCGTAAGCACTCAGGCGCAGGGAGAAAATATCAATTCCTTGCGAACCACTACTGGAACTGGAGGTAACGTAACCCCTGATTTAGTAAAAGAATACGAAGAGGGTGATTTACGTAAAGATTTTTCCATTAAATACGCCAATGCGGCCAACGTAAAAGATTATTTTATTACCAAATATCGCGATGTAAGCGCTGCGGCAGGAGCCAATGGATACGGCGGAAATGATTGGATTTTAATGCGTTACGCCGACGTAATTTTAATGTTAGCGGAAGTGAATCTGTATTTGGGTAATGATGCGGCCGCTATCGGCTTTCTGAATCAGGTACGCGAGCGGGCGAAGATGCCTTTGTATGAAGTAGCGAAAGAGGCCCCCGCTTACAAAGCCAAGTTCCCTACGCTTAAAATGGCCATTTTGCACGAGCGCCGCATCGAACTGGCGTTCGAAAACCACCGTTGGTTCGACTTGCTGCGCTTTTTTACACCTGCTGAGTTAGTAACTTACATGGGCACCAAGTTACAAGCGGATTTTGGCGCGGCCAAGATTTCTAATTTTGGTCTCAAAGACTATTACTATCCCATTCCGTTCGATGAGTTCAAGCTTGACCCCGTAAAAATGTACCAAAATGAAGGGTACTAG
- a CDS encoding SusC/RagA family TonB-linked outer membrane protein, translated as MNIYKTPTKSWMCFCILFLGLTFLHQFPASATKLQQAIKVTGIITDEANQPLPGVSIVEKQTRKGTVSDEQGKFSLDVSTEAVLVISSVGFVPQEVVINGQTSLTIKLKEDINMLNEVVAVGYQILRKSDVTGAISNVKARELNLAAPTLGQALVGKLAGVQVSQVSGAPYVSTKIRVRGIGSINASSDPLYVIDGFPAGNDVFINPNDIESIDILKDAASAAIYGSRASGGVVIITTKRGKEGNGKMEYDYQYGVHQLAKKVKLLNSEQFAQLLIDARNNTYRDLYENSGKTWNNSMYSDDNATRVSKVGNASAVSIPTDIYDFANQKLIAPKYNTDWQNELYRNAPVSRHNLTFSGGNKGGRYLVSLGYQNQQGIIVATKQERLNFRVNVDGDLTEKLKVGASIFVTSTNGREVQEGRFNQGVVLGALIYPPTFRAYDDNGVLLKNQVAAQQPTFGYQTVENPVALALETNINRRGLRANYNGNLTYELLPGLSAKANIGLQTYNEKYEYYLPTSLSSGNNPPYSTQSYAAARATAQTLATTNLLGEFTANYTKQFGEHGINLLAGYTAQKYNSDLISVSAQGFQNDLIQEITAKGADPANFFLNGGTGKVEETLLSYLARAEYRFASRYYITAAFRRDGSSRFGPLNRWGAFPSVSAGWNISEESFYNNMLGEASTLKLRASWGLTGNYNIGNYNYLQTMANPSGTVFGNGTINTAVWAGPIKDQRLGWESTSQYNVGLDVGLLRNRLSFIFNAYLSNSYNLLFNQPVSAISGTSTILTNLRDSKVQNKGVELQIDGRLVSTKEFKLNLSGNISFNRNKVLNMGGANTIITNGAERSYLTHITQEGQPIGMFYGFKVIGMVREKDMENIAVDNANYNASKQSFPAGYVLKGPARSTASSNPLRPGDLIFEDVNKDGVVNDADKQVIGTPYPKFTYGFSLNASYRDFDLGAAFNGVYGNQVLDGQDYYVYNMEASGNQYVDVINRYRSEAEPGNGLVYRAARGGTQSNSTRLSTFYLQSGSFFRCTNLSLGYNLPTKWLGKWKVEGLRVYANVNNAFTMTKYKGYNPEVDYNGGANLTPGVDYGMYPLARAYNIGAKLTF; from the coding sequence ATGAACATCTACAAAACACCAACCAAAAGTTGGATGTGCTTTTGCATTTTGTTTTTGGGATTGACCTTTCTGCATCAATTCCCTGCATCAGCCACCAAGCTCCAACAGGCAATCAAAGTAACAGGGATCATTACCGACGAGGCAAATCAACCGTTGCCAGGCGTAAGCATTGTGGAAAAACAAACCCGCAAGGGAACGGTATCTGACGAGCAAGGAAAGTTTTCTCTTGACGTATCAACAGAAGCGGTATTGGTCATTTCGTCGGTCGGATTTGTCCCTCAGGAAGTGGTTATTAATGGTCAAACGTCCTTGACTATTAAACTCAAAGAAGATATAAATATGCTCAATGAGGTGGTAGCAGTGGGTTATCAAATCCTGCGTAAAAGCGACGTAACGGGGGCGATCTCAAACGTAAAAGCCCGCGAATTGAACCTCGCAGCTCCAACGCTCGGACAGGCATTGGTAGGAAAACTGGCTGGGGTGCAAGTGTCGCAGGTAAGTGGTGCTCCCTATGTTAGCACCAAAATCAGGGTGCGCGGGATTGGGTCCATTAATGCTAGCTCAGACCCGTTGTACGTCATTGACGGTTTTCCTGCTGGAAACGATGTTTTCATCAACCCCAACGACATCGAAAGCATTGACATTCTGAAAGATGCGGCTTCGGCAGCCATTTATGGTTCACGCGCTTCGGGCGGGGTCGTCATTATCACTACCAAACGCGGCAAAGAGGGTAATGGTAAAATGGAATATGACTATCAATATGGTGTACATCAATTGGCAAAGAAAGTAAAATTGCTTAATTCAGAGCAGTTTGCACAATTATTGATTGACGCCCGCAACAATACCTACCGCGATTTGTACGAAAATTCAGGGAAGACATGGAACAACTCTATGTACTCAGATGATAACGCTACACGAGTCTCTAAAGTAGGTAATGCCAGCGCTGTGAGCATTCCAACGGATATTTACGACTTTGCCAATCAGAAGTTGATTGCGCCTAAATACAATACAGATTGGCAAAATGAATTGTACCGTAATGCACCCGTGAGTCGCCACAATCTGACGTTTTCGGGCGGTAACAAAGGCGGACGCTATTTGGTAAGTTTGGGGTATCAAAATCAACAGGGAATCATCGTCGCTACCAAACAGGAACGGCTGAATTTTAGGGTGAATGTTGACGGAGACCTGACCGAGAAACTCAAAGTAGGGGCAAGTATTTTTGTCACTTCCACCAACGGACGTGAAGTACAAGAAGGCCGTTTTAATCAAGGAGTTGTATTAGGTGCGTTGATCTATCCGCCTACTTTCAGAGCATACGACGACAATGGCGTGTTATTGAAAAATCAGGTAGCCGCCCAACAGCCAACGTTTGGCTATCAGACCGTTGAAAATCCCGTGGCTTTGGCGTTGGAAACCAATATCAACCGTCGCGGATTGCGGGCTAATTACAACGGAAATCTTACTTATGAACTTTTGCCAGGACTGTCGGCCAAAGCTAATATCGGTTTGCAAACGTACAACGAGAAATACGAGTACTATTTGCCCACGAGCCTGAGCAGTGGCAACAATCCGCCGTATTCTACGCAATCTTACGCTGCGGCCAGAGCCACCGCCCAAACACTGGCAACTACCAACCTTTTGGGGGAGTTTACGGCCAACTATACCAAGCAATTCGGCGAACATGGTATTAATTTATTAGCGGGCTATACCGCTCAAAAATACAACAGCGACCTGATTAGTGTGTCGGCGCAAGGATTTCAGAATGACCTGATTCAAGAAATTACAGCCAAAGGCGCTGACCCAGCCAATTTTTTCTTGAATGGTGGAACTGGCAAAGTAGAAGAAACGCTGTTGTCGTACTTGGCACGGGCCGAATACCGTTTCGCGAGTCGCTATTACATCACGGCGGCTTTCCGTCGTGACGGATCTTCTCGTTTCGGACCCTTGAACCGTTGGGGGGCTTTCCCATCCGTATCGGCTGGGTGGAATATTTCCGAAGAATCATTCTATAACAATATGTTAGGGGAAGCTTCAACGCTCAAACTGCGGGCAAGCTGGGGTTTGACGGGTAATTATAACATCGGTAATTACAATTATCTGCAAACCATGGCTAACCCAAGCGGAACTGTTTTCGGCAACGGAACCATTAATACGGCCGTTTGGGCGGGGCCCATCAAAGATCAACGTTTGGGTTGGGAATCTACTTCACAATACAATGTAGGACTTGATGTTGGATTATTGCGCAATCGGCTTTCATTCATTTTTAATGCCTATCTCAGTAATTCATATAATTTGCTATTCAATCAACCGGTATCGGCCATTTCAGGAACTTCCACCATCCTGACCAACCTGCGCGATTCAAAAGTGCAGAACAAAGGCGTCGAGTTGCAGATAGACGGCCGATTGGTTTCGACCAAAGAATTTAAGTTGAACCTGAGCGGAAATATTTCGTTCAACCGCAACAAAGTCCTCAACATGGGAGGTGCCAATACCATCATTACCAACGGTGCCGAGCGCTCTTACCTGACCCACATTACCCAAGAAGGGCAGCCCATCGGAATGTTCTACGGATTCAAAGTGATTGGAATGGTGCGGGAAAAAGACATGGAAAATATTGCGGTTGATAACGCCAACTACAACGCTTCTAAGCAGTCATTCCCAGCGGGTTACGTGTTAAAAGGACCTGCACGTTCAACCGCTTCGAGCAATCCGCTCCGCCCTGGTGATTTGATTTTTGAAGATGTAAACAAAGATGGGGTCGTGAATGATGCCGACAAACAGGTCATTGGTACGCCTTATCCTAAGTTTACCTACGGCTTTTCGCTCAATGCAAGTTACCGCGATTTTGATTTAGGGGCAGCGTTCAACGGCGTATATGGCAATCAGGTATTAGACGGACAGGATTATTATGTCTATAATATGGAAGCCTCAGGTAATCAATATGTTGACGTAATCAATCGGTATCGTTCAGAAGCCGAACCAGGCAATGGACTTGTATACCGCGCAGCTCGTGGAGGTACCCAAAGCAACAGCACTCGTCTGTCAACATTCTATTTGCAGAGCGGCTCTTTCTTCCGTTGTACCAACCTTTCGTTGGGTTATAATTTACCGACAAAATGGCTTGGTAAATGGAAAGTGGAAGGACTGCGCGTGTATGCCAACGTCAATAACGCTTTTACAATGACGAAGTACAAAGGCTACAATCCTGAAGTAGATTACAATGGCGGAGCCAACCTAACGCCTGGGGTAGATTATGGTATGTATCCATTGGCACGTGCCTACAACATTGGGGCAAAATTGACTTTCTAG
- a CDS encoding AAA family ATPase, whose amino-acid sequence MIITVGGIKGGSGKTTVATNLAIYISQRGGDVLLVDADDQETATDFTAWREETKMGEVGYTAVKLTGDQVRTQVAKLKSKYQYVVIDTGGRDTTSQRAALFISDIYLLPFNPRSFDVWTVGKVEKLIMEIRAVRPAELLAFSFINRADARGSDNNDAAELLAQSEVMEYLEMPLGNRKAFSHAAAKGLGVTELLPVDEKAVNELTSLFNKVLSHTNALI is encoded by the coding sequence ATGATTATAACTGTAGGTGGTATTAAAGGAGGTAGCGGAAAAACGACTGTGGCTACTAATTTGGCGATTTATATCAGTCAACGGGGAGGAGATGTATTGTTAGTTGATGCAGACGATCAAGAAACTGCCACAGACTTTACAGCATGGCGAGAAGAAACCAAAATGGGAGAAGTTGGGTATACTGCCGTTAAGCTGACCGGTGACCAAGTAAGAACTCAGGTAGCAAAACTTAAAAGCAAATATCAATACGTGGTCATTGATACAGGTGGTCGTGATACTACCAGCCAGCGGGCTGCATTATTTATATCTGACATTTACCTGTTACCTTTTAATCCACGTAGTTTTGATGTGTGGACAGTCGGAAAAGTGGAAAAACTGATCATGGAAATCAGGGCTGTAAGGCCTGCTGAACTTTTAGCTTTTTCGTTTATCAACCGAGCGGATGCCAGAGGGAGTGATAATAACGATGCCGCTGAATTATTAGCACAATCTGAAGTAATGGAATACCTTGAAATGCCACTGGGTAACCGAAAAGCTTTTTCCCATGCCGCAGCAAAAGGCTTAGGTGTGACCGAACTTTTACCAGTCGATGAAAAGGCAGTTAATGAGCTTACATCGTTGTTTAATAAAGTATTATCCCATACAAATGCTTTAATTTAA
- a CDS encoding replication initiation protein encodes MAKKELPKRRKQDLQERYTIRIQGGKSGLVEATSKMDIHEFRVFATMLTMVLPEDEDFTTYELRVQDIIKLFSLKKDGRYYELVRDAAHKLLDRKFVIYEMKNGEEYKTTINLITETSEPVSEINKNHILLQFSPKLKPYLLQLKKEYLTIDIRNIQDISSPYSVKLYMVLKHQQRLGNYKVKYPIERLRQILAIEEGEYGLYGSFKQQVIRRTLSDIEKYTDLSVLKIEEEKAGRSVSAIIFHVVEKEAQRQNEIKIKKQQHNILKKSDGRVVVGEDGEKEPISFETAEVINVKGVQLNEIENVFQKVRKYKIAKATVRQWFNEFPIEQITLGIDHVLSEVKVGKEIKNIGGYINQMVKTSSLFEVAQEQKTEQERKRMQQQEKQQQEKTLNEQVNSLKIQAHNMRLEVLAELVQNQEIKQALIDKFSVGLFKTYYKPSLGFEENIKNPAVAGFMIATAGQLYPERFVEAEQLVKRAEALERGR; translated from the coding sequence ATGGCAAAGAAAGAACTTCCCAAAAGAAGAAAACAGGATTTACAGGAGAGATATACGATCAGAATTCAAGGGGGAAAGTCTGGCTTAGTGGAAGCTACGTCTAAAATGGATATTCATGAATTCAGGGTTTTTGCTACGATGCTTACGATGGTTTTACCGGAAGATGAAGATTTTACAACCTATGAATTGAGGGTTCAGGATATTATCAAGCTTTTTTCATTGAAGAAAGACGGGAGATATTATGAACTGGTCAGGGATGCAGCCCATAAGCTTTTAGATAGGAAGTTTGTGATTTATGAGATGAAGAACGGGGAGGAGTACAAAACAACGATCAATTTAATTACAGAAACCAGTGAACCAGTCAGCGAAATCAATAAAAATCATATTCTGTTACAGTTCAGCCCTAAGCTGAAACCTTATTTACTCCAACTCAAAAAAGAATATCTGACCATAGATATCAGGAATATTCAGGATATTTCAAGCCCATATTCAGTAAAACTATACATGGTTTTAAAACACCAACAAAGGCTTGGTAATTATAAAGTAAAATACCCTATCGAAAGATTAAGACAAATCCTGGCGATAGAAGAAGGAGAGTATGGGCTTTATGGTAGTTTTAAACAGCAAGTGATACGAAGAACCTTAAGCGATATTGAAAAATATACGGACTTATCAGTACTGAAAATAGAGGAAGAAAAAGCGGGGAGGTCAGTATCTGCCATTATTTTCCATGTTGTCGAGAAAGAAGCACAGCGGCAAAATGAAATAAAGATTAAGAAGCAACAGCACAATATTCTGAAAAAGTCAGACGGTAGGGTAGTAGTGGGAGAGGATGGGGAAAAGGAGCCCATCAGTTTTGAAACTGCCGAAGTAATAAATGTTAAGGGTGTTCAGCTAAATGAAATAGAGAACGTCTTTCAGAAGGTCAGAAAATATAAAATTGCAAAAGCTACTGTGAGGCAATGGTTCAACGAGTTTCCAATTGAGCAAATTACATTAGGGATTGATCACGTATTAAGTGAAGTTAAGGTAGGAAAAGAGATAAAAAATATCGGAGGCTACATCAACCAAATGGTAAAAACGTCAAGTCTATTTGAAGTTGCACAAGAACAGAAAACAGAGCAGGAGCGTAAACGCATGCAGCAACAAGAGAAACAGCAACAAGAAAAGACGCTCAACGAGCAGGTAAATTCATTGAAGATACAAGCTCATAACATGAGATTAGAAGTGTTAGCTGAATTAGTTCAGAATCAAGAAATTAAGCAAGCACTCATTGATAAGTTTAGTGTAGGATTGTTTAAAACGTATTATAAACCCAGTCTAGGGTTTGAGGAAAATATAAAGAATCCAGCAGTAGCTGGTTTTATGATTGCAACGGCAGGGCAGCTCTATCCCGAACGATTTGTTGAAGCGGAACAGCTTGTAAAGCGGGCGGAAGCACTGGAAAGAGGTAGATAG
- a CDS encoding ATP-binding protein — protein sequence MIERQQTNYLLNLLEHFPVVSIIGPRQVGKTTLVKLIQTKLKKESIYLDLQKDSDSDRLENAERFLKSQLDKCVIIDEIQLKPKLFSLIRALVDEYRIPARFIILGSASPMLLKNSAESLAGRVASVELAPFTLTEVTKNGISLDDHWFYGGYPEPLLKPKSFFTGTWLTEYIETFVYRDLTILGFDVAPKTLSRLLSMLATTQGGILNMSDFGRSIGVSHNTVKKYLDLLEGGFITSRLEPYYINIGKRLIKAPKVYIRDSGILHKLLRINSHYDLLGHMILGHSWEGYVIEQIRRVTGKEWEFYFYRTHSGAEADLVLISPNGKKACIEIKYSSSPKVSKGFHETIKDLAPDFKYIIIPEGEQYVKDEDIIVCSILEFLEKELGQIQT from the coding sequence ATGATAGAAAGACAGCAAACAAATTATTTACTTAATCTACTTGAGCACTTTCCCGTAGTCTCAATTATTGGACCAAGGCAAGTAGGAAAAACTACCTTAGTAAAACTCATCCAAACTAAATTAAAAAAGGAATCCATTTACCTTGATTTACAGAAAGATAGCGATAGTGACCGATTGGAAAATGCTGAACGATTTTTAAAGAGTCAGTTGGATAAATGTGTCATCATTGATGAAATTCAGCTAAAACCAAAGCTATTTTCGCTTATCCGGGCTTTAGTTGATGAATATAGAATTCCTGCAAGATTTATTATTTTGGGTTCTGCCTCTCCTATGCTTTTAAAAAATTCCGCTGAGTCTTTAGCGGGACGCGTAGCCTCTGTGGAATTAGCCCCATTCACCTTAACAGAAGTTACCAAAAACGGCATCTCATTAGATGATCATTGGTTTTACGGTGGTTATCCTGAGCCTTTACTCAAGCCAAAAAGCTTTTTTACAGGTACTTGGTTAACTGAGTATATAGAAACCTTTGTTTATCGGGATTTGACTATTTTGGGGTTTGATGTGGCCCCCAAAACGCTTTCAAGGTTACTTTCAATGTTAGCCACTACCCAAGGGGGTATATTAAATATGAGTGATTTTGGCAGGTCTATTGGTGTGAGCCATAACACAGTAAAAAAATATTTAGACCTACTGGAAGGCGGGTTTATTACTTCTCGATTGGAGCCCTATTATATCAATATCGGCAAAAGACTCATTAAAGCTCCGAAAGTTTACATAAGAGATTCAGGAATATTGCATAAGCTGTTGCGTATAAATAGCCATTATGACTTGTTGGGACACATGATTTTGGGACATTCCTGGGAAGGATATGTAATTGAGCAAATTCGACGTGTAACAGGCAAAGAGTGGGAGTTTTACTTTTACAGGACACACTCAGGAGCGGAAGCAGATTTAGTATTAATCAGCCCTAACGGCAAAAAAGCCTGTATTGAGATAAAGTATTCCTCTTCTCCGAAAGTATCAAAGGGCTTCCACGAAACCATAAAAGATTTAGCACCTGATTTTAAATATATTATCATACCTGAGGGAGAGCAATATGTAAAAGATGAAGACATTATTGTTTGCTCTATTTTGGAGTTTTTGGAGAAGGAGCTTGGCCAGATACAGACTTAA
- a CDS encoding transposase produces the protein MSRRTVAKYWNRIEFVPKASRKRSNILDFENYLQQRWQEGQQSAKALYEEISDKGFTYSQATVYNMVRKYPKSVLEPLPASVKATYYSSKQLSIWLGMYQNDWEDYMPIEFLRKLLEENPLIKAVREIALEFRQLMKAKQGNQLQDWCNKALDSGVEALKGFVRGVKQDFKAIFQAFTSEWSNGQVEGQVNRLKNIKRQMYGRASFELLRKRVIMMGIPDFHQM, from the coding sequence ATGTCTCGCAGGACGGTGGCAAAATATTGGAATCGGATAGAGTTTGTCCCCAAAGCTTCTCGTAAACGAAGTAATATTCTTGATTTTGAGAACTATCTGCAACAGCGTTGGCAGGAAGGGCAGCAGTCGGCCAAAGCATTGTATGAAGAAATTAGCGATAAAGGATTCACCTATTCTCAAGCTACAGTCTATAACATGGTAAGAAAGTACCCCAAATCGGTCTTGGAACCACTGCCGGCGTCGGTAAAAGCAACCTACTATTCTTCCAAACAATTGAGTATTTGGTTAGGGATGTATCAGAATGATTGGGAAGATTATATGCCTATTGAATTTTTAAGGAAATTATTGGAAGAAAACCCGCTTATCAAAGCCGTCAGAGAAATTGCTTTAGAATTCAGGCAACTCATGAAGGCAAAGCAAGGGAATCAACTTCAGGATTGGTGCAATAAAGCTTTAGATTCTGGAGTGGAAGCGCTGAAAGGATTTGTCAGGGGAGTTAAACAGGATTTTAAAGCCATTTTTCAAGCCTTCACCTCCGAATGGAGCAACGGACAGGTCGAAGGACAAGTAAATCGGCTCAAAAATATCAAGCGTCAAATGTATGGAAGGGCGAGTTTTGAGCTGCTCCGCAAAAGAGTCATAATGATGGGAATCCCCGACTTTCACCAAATGTGA
- a CDS encoding transposase has product MLEHPSIAIVSRDRSNTYAAAITEACPQAEQIADRWHILKNLSETVERFLDTLRGEIKETALKLSQQQQQNSVNEEITADKSETPPIESQLQKPVFVGKYQDNMRVAAPFESQRITIEGI; this is encoded by the coding sequence CTGTTAGAGCATCCAAGCATTGCAATTGTCAGCAGGGATCGTTCAAATACGTACGCCGCTGCCATTACAGAAGCCTGTCCACAGGCAGAACAGATTGCCGACCGATGGCATATTCTGAAAAACCTCTCGGAAACTGTTGAGCGATTTTTAGATACTCTACGGGGAGAAATTAAAGAAACCGCGCTCAAATTAAGCCAACAACAGCAGCAAAATTCTGTTAATGAGGAGATTACTGCTGACAAGTCGGAAACTCCTCCTATAGAATCTCAACTGCAAAAACCTGTTTTTGTCGGAAAGTATCAGGATAACATGCGGGTCGCCGCACCGTTTGAAAGTCAAAGAATTACAATCGAAGGGATATAG
- a CDS encoding transposase family protein: MDSSFLLPSELDLELLDYELYPDRIDLQVISTASSTCCPVCGHLSHKIHSCYHRIIHDLPASGRRVRLQLQVRKYFCKNTDCPRLIFTERFVTGLASYARRFDRLNQVLTGMGLESGGNPSTRQARYFSVKVSASTVLRLIKKCNMPSITAPKIIGVDDCRAAVAGV, encoded by the coding sequence ATGGACTCTTCCTTCCTTTTGCCTTCCGAGCTCGACTTAGAATTACTTGATTACGAACTTTACCCTGACCGGATTGATTTGCAGGTGATAAGCACAGCCTCTTCTACCTGCTGTCCTGTTTGCGGGCATCTTAGCCACAAAATTCATAGCTGCTACCATCGAATCATTCATGATTTGCCCGCCAGTGGCCGAAGAGTTCGATTACAGCTGCAGGTTAGGAAATATTTTTGTAAAAATACCGACTGCCCGCGCCTGATATTCACTGAAAGATTTGTCACCGGTTTAGCCAGTTATGCCCGTCGATTTGACCGTTTGAATCAGGTACTCACCGGGATGGGGCTGGAATCAGGAGGGAATCCTTCTACCCGTCAAGCCCGGTATTTCTCCGTTAAGGTAAGTGCCTCCACTGTTTTGAGACTTATCAAAAAATGCAATATGCCTTCTATAACTGCACCTAAAATCATTGGCGTTGATGACTGCCGGGCCGCCGTCGCGGGCGTTTAA